The following are encoded in a window of Cygnus atratus isolate AKBS03 ecotype Queensland, Australia chromosome 8, CAtr_DNAZoo_HiC_assembly, whole genome shotgun sequence genomic DNA:
- the TMEM125 gene encoding transmembrane protein 125 — translation MPELAELSTPRTPADADHIQRNILEEHVELWWFQDPKRSILCYGVAVVLILACGIGGIILLYSTSSRSGEWRLAVGTTLCLLALLVLLKQLLSSAIQDMNCIRSRDQIELLKSGGLSDCLVLLLSALVLLVCGVVLTILSTTTMQLSPARPLASMFTSGIVLLVAGSVILLCLLLYLLCTSCCQAAPRGLETGEIRVFTISGRLAANRRLPPTSSMANLI, via the coding sequence ATGCcggagctggcagagctgagcaccccCCGCACGCCCGCGGATGCTGACCACATCCAGAGGAACATCCTGGAGGAGCACGTGGAGCTCTGGTGGTTCCAGGACCCCAAGAGGTCCATCCTGTGCTACGGGGTGGCTGTGGTGTTGATCCTGGCCTGCGGGATCGGGGGCATCATCCTGCTGTACAGCACCAGCAGCCGGTCTGGGGAGTGGCGGCTGGCGGTGGGCACCACGCTCTGCCTCCTGGCCCTGCTCgtgctgctgaagcagctgctgagctccgCGATCCAGGACATGAACTGCATCCGCAGCCGGGATCAGATTGAGCTCCTGAAGAGCGGGGGCTTATCGgactgcctggtgctgctgctcagtgccctggtgctgctggtctGCGGGGTGGTGCTCACCATCctctccaccaccaccatgcAGCTCAGCCCGGCGCGGCCGCTGGCCAGCATGTTCACCAGCGGGATTGTCCTCCTGGTCGCCGGCAGCGTcatcctcctctgcctgctgctctacctgctctgcacctcctgctgccaggctgccccGCGGGGCCTGGAGACGGGCGAGATCCGGGTCTTCACCATCTCCGGCCGCCTCGCTGCCAACAGGCGCCTTCCTCCCACCTCCAGCATGGCCAACCTCATCTGA